A stretch of the Actinoalloteichus fjordicus genome encodes the following:
- a CDS encoding GNAT family N-acetyltransferase, producing the protein MEIEYAWRGGFDSAAVERLHAEGFGHAPVPHDWWGQVSRHSLGWVCAWADDDLVGFVNVAWDGAGHAFLVDTVVAESLQRRGVGAELVAVAMREASAAGCEWLHVDFEGRLSGFYLDACGFRPTKAGVIAL; encoded by the coding sequence ATGGAGATCGAGTACGCGTGGCGCGGCGGGTTCGACAGCGCGGCCGTCGAGCGGCTGCACGCCGAGGGCTTCGGTCATGCGCCCGTTCCGCACGACTGGTGGGGTCAGGTCAGCCGACACAGCCTGGGCTGGGTGTGCGCGTGGGCGGACGACGACCTCGTCGGCTTCGTCAACGTCGCCTGGGACGGGGCCGGTCATGCCTTCCTGGTGGACACGGTGGTGGCCGAATCCCTCCAGCGTCGAGGTGTCGGGGCGGAGTTGGTGGCGGTGGCGATGCGGGAGGCCTCGGCGGCGGGCTGCGAGTGGCTGCACGTCGACTTCGAAGGCCGCCTGAGCGGCTTCTACCTGGACGCCTGCGGATTCCGGCCGACCAAGGCTGGCGTCATCGCCTTGTAG
- a CDS encoding cytidine/deoxycytidylate deaminase family protein: MTTPAVPSSHDRALLLRAVALAEECPRSASAFSVGALVADAAGEVIATGYSRETGSHDHAEEIALARLSPTDPRLATATIYSSLEPCSTRSSHPRSCTRLILDTPIPRIVFAWREPEAFVDCEGAEQLRAAGREVIELSEFADLARHPNAHLLGG; encoded by the coding sequence ATGACCACACCCGCCGTCCCGTCCTCCCACGACCGCGCACTGCTGCTGCGGGCCGTCGCCCTCGCCGAGGAGTGCCCCCGCTCCGCGAGCGCCTTCTCCGTCGGTGCGCTCGTCGCCGACGCGGCAGGCGAGGTCATCGCCACCGGATACTCGCGGGAGACCGGCTCCCACGACCACGCGGAGGAGATCGCGCTCGCCCGGTTGTCCCCGACCGATCCTCGGCTGGCGACCGCGACGATCTACAGCTCACTGGAACCGTGCAGCACCCGGTCCTCGCATCCGAGGAGCTGCACCCGGCTGATCCTCGACACGCCCATCCCGCGCATCGTCTTCGCCTGGCGAGAGCCCGAGGCCTTCGTCGACTGCGAAGGCGCCGAGCAGCTCCGCGCCGCAGGGCGCGAGGTGATCGAGCTGAGCGAGTTCGCCGACCTCGCCCGCCATCCCAACGCCCACCTCCTCGGCGGCTGA